The DNA segment GTGATCCAGCCGGCGCGGGGCAGGGCGGTCTCGTAGACCACGTCGCCGACCAGTCGGCCGTCGGCCTGCCGGTTGATACCGACGTCAATCACGATCGCGCCGGGCTTGATCCACTCACCTTTCACCAGGCCAGGCTTGCCGGCGGCGACGACCACCAGGTCGGCACGGCCTACATGAGCGGCCAGGTCCTGGGTGAAGCGGTGAGTCACGGTTACGGTGCAGCCGCCCAGCAGCAGTTCCATGGCCATCGGCCGGCCGACGATGTTCGAGGCGCCGACAACCACCGCATCCATACCGTACAGATCGGCGCCGGTGCTCTCCAGCAGGGTCATGATGCCCTTGGGGGTGCAGGGGCGCAGCAGCGGGATGCGCTGAGCGAGGCGACCGATGTTATAGGGATGGAACCCGTCGACGTCCTTGTCCGGACGAATGCGCTCCAGCAGCAAGGAGGCATCCAGATGCGCCGGCAGCGGCAGTTGCAGCAGAATGCCGTCAACCTGGGCGTCTTCATTAAGGCGGTCGATCAGTGCGGTCAGGTCTGCCTGGGACGTGCTGGCCGGCAGGTCATAGGCCTGGGACAGGAAGCCTACTTCTTCACAATCCTTGCGTTTGTGCGAGACATAGACCTGGGAGGCGGGATCGCTGCCGACCAGGATCACCGCGAGGCCCGGGG comes from the Pseudomonas sp. StFLB209 genome and includes:
- the folD gene encoding bifunctional methylenetetrahydrofolate dehydrogenase/methenyltetrahydrofolate cyclohydrolase FolD; protein product: MTAKLIDGKAIAANLRQQIAQRVAERRQQGLRTPGLAVILVGSDPASQVYVSHKRKDCEEVGFLSQAYDLPASTSQADLTALIDRLNEDAQVDGILLQLPLPAHLDASLLLERIRPDKDVDGFHPYNIGRLAQRIPLLRPCTPKGIMTLLESTGADLYGMDAVVVGASNIVGRPMAMELLLGGCTVTVTHRFTQDLAAHVGRADLVVVAAGKPGLVKGEWIKPGAIVIDVGINRQADGRLVGDVVYETALPRAGWITPVPGGVGPMTRACLLENTLYAAETLHN